The genomic DNA GCGCGAGCTCGAGGCTCCGCTGGCCGAGCACCGCGAGGGCCGTGCCGAGCGTGACCTGGGCCCGGATCGGGTCGGTCCCGTCGAGGAGCACCTGCACCTGGGCCGCGCGGCCGTGGAGGAGGTGCTGCGCGAAGCCGCGCGGGAGCACGAGCACCGCGTGGGCCGTTCCCCGCGCGAGCGGTTCGGTCGGGTCGGAGACTTCGCCGACACTACGAAGCGTGCCGTCGGCGAGGAGGGCGCTGACGAGCGCGCGGCTCTCGGCGGTGCGGTCCTGGTCGCAGAGCGCGGTGCCGATGCGATCCACGTCCAGGTCCACCGCGTAGCCGAGGAGCACGAGCTGGAGGATCGGCGCTCCGATCAGCACGAAGACGACGCGCCGGTCTCGAAAGGCCTGGCGCAGCTCCTTGCGCATCACGGCGGCGAGCTCGGCGCGCATCAGTCGAGCCTCCGGCGAAAGCGGAGCGTGGTGACCGCCACGAGGAAGGCCCCGAGAGCGGCGAGCCCGAGGAGCTGCGGCCAGAGCTGCGAGAAGCCGTAGCCCTGGAGCAGCAGGCCTCGCAGCGCCGCGATGGCGTAGCGCGCGGGCACGACGTGCGAGATGCCCTGCAGCACGAGGGGCATGTTGTCGATCGGGAAGAGAAAGCCGGAGAGCAAGAGAGCGGGCAGGATGCCCGACACGGCGCCGACCTGGGTGGCGACCTGCTGGTTGCGCGTGACCATGCTGATGAGCAGGCCCTGGCCGAGGACGCAGACCAGAAAGAGGACGGCGACGAGCGCGAGGAGCAGGAATGAGCCTCGCAGCGGGACGTCGAAGAGCCACGCGCCGGCCGAGAGCACGAGGAGGAGCTGCACCACCCCGAGGGCCACGTAGGGGAGGAGCTTGCCGAGCACCACCGAGAGCCGGCCCACCGGCGTGGCGAAGAGCTGCTCCATCGACCCGCGCTCCCACTCGCGAGCCACGGCGAGCGCCGAGAGGAGCACCGCGAGGACCCCGACCACGATCGCCACGAGACCGGGCACGACGAAAAGGGCCGAGCGCATGTCCGGGTTGAACCAGGGATGCACGCGCGGCTCGAGGGGCAGGGGCGCCGAGCGCACGGCGTGCGCGAGCAGGCGGGCGGTCTCGCGCTGCGCGATCTCGGTGGCGTAGGTGAGGGCGATGCGGGTGGCCGTGCCGTCGGAGCCGTCCATCAGGAGCTGAAAGGGGGCCGAGCGGCCGCGGGCGAGGGTGCGGCCGAAGCCGGGGGCGATCACCACGGCCCCGCGCACGGCGCCGCGCCGGAAGGCGGCCTCTGCCTCCTCGGGGCGGTCGAGGCGAAGCTCCTCGCGCAGCCGGAAGGCGTCGGAGGCGCGCAGGGCGGCGAGCAGGCGACGCGAGGCGGGGGAACGATCCTGGTCGATGACGCCGAGCTCGAGGTGCTCCACGTCGAAGGTCACGGCGTAGCCGAAGAGCAGGACCAGAATGACGGGCATGCCGAGGGCCAGGTAGATCGCCTGCCGGTCGCGCACGACGTGCAGGAGCTCCTTGTGGCCGAGCGCCAGCGTGCGCGCGACGAAGGGTCCCACGCTCATTGCGGCTCCACGACCGCGAGGAAGACGTCCTCGAGGGTGGGTTCGATCGGTTCCAGCCGCAGGCCAGAAAAGCCGGCCGCCGCGAACGCCCGGTCGAGCCCGGCCAGGTCGAGCCGCGAGGGCTCGAGGCGCAGGTGCGCGGAGGCGCCGAAGGGCTGGGCTGCGAGCACTCCGGGGAGCGCGCGCGCCACGGGGAGGGCCTGGGCCAGCCGGGGGCCTTCGAGGCGCACGAGCTGCCCCGGCACGTGCTCGGCCTTCAGCCGCTCGGGCGTGTCGAGGGCGGCGAGGCGGCCGTCGACCATCAGGCCGATGCGGTGGCAGTACTCGGCCTCGTCCATGTAGTGCGTGGTGACGAAGAGCGTGGTGCCCGCCGCGGAGAGCTCGCGGATCAGCCGCCAGAAGGTGCGGCGCGCCGCGGGGTCCACGCCGGCGGTGGGCTCGTCGAGAAAGAGGATCTCGGGGCCGTGGAGGAGCGCCGAGGCGAGGGCCAGGCGCTGGCGCAGGCCGCCGGGCAGCTCGGAGGTCCGCGTGTCGCGCGCCTCGACGAGACCCACGCGCGCGAGAACCTCGTCGGTGCGGCGGGCGAGCGCGGCTCCGGAGAGCCCGTAGACGCCGCCGAAGAACTCGAGGTTCTCGGTGACCTTCAGGTCCGGATAGAGGGAGAAGCGCTGGGACATGTAGCCGAGCGAGCGCTTCACGCGTTCGGGGTCGGCGTCCACGCTCACGCCGTTCAGCCAGGCTTCGCCCGACGAGGGACGGATGAGGCCGCAGAGCATGCGGATGGTGGTGGACTTGCCGGCCCCGTTCGCGCCCAGGTAGCCGAAGATCTCGCCGCGCGCGACCTCGAAGGAGACCTCCCGCACGGCGACGAAATCGCCGAAGACGCGCGTGAGGCGGTCGGTGCGAATCACCGTCGGGGCGCGGCCGCCCATCTCAGTCCGCCTCGCGCGGGGGCACGGGATTGTCCTCGTGCGGGCGCACGGGGTCGTCGGCGCGCGGGGCGTCCGCCGTGGCGGCCAGGAAGAGGTCCTCGACCTCGGGGCGCACGTTCTTGGGGCGCGCTCCGAGCTGGAGCAGCGCGGCGCGCGTCGCCGCCTCGCCGCCGGGGCGCACCACCACGCGCAGGGCGTGGCCGGCGACGGAGAGGGCCACCACCTCGCGGCGTCCCTCGAGCGCGGCCTCGAGGAGGGCGGGTTCGACCCTTTCGGCCAGCAGGACCGAACCGGGGAAGGCGCCGAGGAGGTCGGCCGGTGTGCCGCCGAGCACCACGCGGCCGCGGTACATCAGGTGGATGCGATGACACCGCGCCGCCTCGTCCATGTACGGGGTGGAGACGACGATGCCCATCCCTTCGGCCGTGAGCTCGAAGAGCAGCTCCCAGAGCTCGCGCCGGCTGACGGGGTCCACGCCGTTCGTGGGCTCGTCCATGAGCAGGAGGCGCGGGCGCGGCAGGAGTGCGCAGGCCAGGGCCAGCTTCTTGTACATGCCGCCCGAGAGGGCGTCGGCGCGGCGGTCGGTGAAGCGTCCGAGGCGCGTGATCTCGAGCAGCCGCTCGCGTCGCGCGCGATAGGTCGGGCGGTCGAGGCTGAACATGCGCGAGAAGAAGCGCAGGTTCTCCTCGACGGTGAGGTCGCCGTAGAGGCTGTACTGCTGCGGCATGTAGCCGAGCGCGGTGCGCAGGGCCTGCGCGCTGGACAGCGGCGCGTGACCGAGCACCTCCACCTCGCCCGCGTCGGCGCCGATCATCCCAGCCAGGATGCGCATGGCGGTGGTCTTCCCGGCTCCGTCGGGGCCGACCAGACCGACCATCTCTCCCGCACGCGCTTCGAGGGAGAAATCGGCGAGCGCGAGGGTGGCGCCGAAGCGACGTTGCACTCCCGTGGCGCGCACGATGGGTGGGAGAGCGCTCTCCGGGGACAGCGCCCTCACGGTCGGCTCGCTCACGGGCGTCGCGCCGTGCCGTCGATGCTCACCTCGACGGGCATCCCCGGCCGCAGGGCGTGGTCGGCGTTCTTCAGGCGAACCTGGACCGCGTAGACGAGGCGGTCGCGATCTTCGCGCGTCTGCGTGCCGCGCGAGGTGAACTCGGCCTGGGCGGAGACGGCCACGATGCGTCCGTCGAAGCGCCGGTC from Deltaproteobacteria bacterium includes the following:
- a CDS encoding ABC transporter permease, with protein sequence MSVGPFVARTLALGHKELLHVVRDRQAIYLALGMPVILVLLFGYAVTFDVEHLELGVIDQDRSPASRRLLAALRASDAFRLREELRLDRPEEAEAAFRRGAVRGAVVIAPGFGRTLARGRSAPFQLLMDGSDGTATRIALTYATEIAQRETARLLAHAVRSAPLPLEPRVHPWFNPDMRSALFVVPGLVAIVVGVLAVLLSALAVAREWERGSMEQLFATPVGRLSVVLGKLLPYVALGVVQLLLVLSAGAWLFDVPLRGSFLLLALVAVLFLVCVLGQGLLISMVTRNQQVATQVGAVSGILPALLLSGFLFPIDNMPLVLQGISHVVPARYAIAALRGLLLQGYGFSQLWPQLLGLAALGAFLVAVTTLRFRRRLD
- a CDS encoding ABC transporter ATP-binding protein → MGGRAPTVIRTDRLTRVFGDFVAVREVSFEVARGEIFGYLGANGAGKSTTIRMLCGLIRPSSGEAWLNGVSVDADPERVKRSLGYMSQRFSLYPDLKVTENLEFFGGVYGLSGAALARRTDEVLARVGLVEARDTRTSELPGGLRQRLALASALLHGPEILFLDEPTAGVDPAARRTFWRLIRELSAAGTTLFVTTHYMDEAEYCHRIGLMVDGRLAALDTPERLKAEHVPGQLVRLEGPRLAQALPVARALPGVLAAQPFGASAHLRLEPSRLDLAGLDRAFAAAGFSGLRLEPIEPTLEDVFLAVVEPQ
- a CDS encoding ABC transporter ATP-binding protein, with protein sequence MSEPTVRALSPESALPPIVRATGVQRRFGATLALADFSLEARAGEMVGLVGPDGAGKTTAMRILAGMIGADAGEVEVLGHAPLSSAQALRTALGYMPQQYSLYGDLTVEENLRFFSRMFSLDRPTYRARRERLLEITRLGRFTDRRADALSGGMYKKLALACALLPRPRLLLMDEPTNGVDPVSRRELWELLFELTAEGMGIVVSTPYMDEAARCHRIHLMYRGRVVLGGTPADLLGAFPGSVLLAERVEPALLEAALEGRREVVALSVAGHALRVVVRPGGEAATRAALLQLGARPKNVRPEVEDLFLAATADAPRADDPVRPHEDNPVPPREAD